The stretch of DNA GCGATTCCGACTCTGGTGAGAAAGatgacgcccccgccgtgaagccggccgaggcgaaggctgattcctcctcctcctcttcgtcctcctccgactcAGGCTCGGACTCTGACTCAGATTCCGACTCCGATTCGCAGGATAAGaaggagaacgcggcgcccaagACGGAGGTGAAGGCGCCGGCTCCCAAGGAGgttgacgtcgccgaggctccCGCCACCGACGGACCGGCGACCAGAACCCGCTCGCAGAACAAGCCGTTCCAGCGCGTCAACGCGGAGGAGTGGATGGGTAAGAAGGGCAGCTGGGACATGAGCTACGAGGCGACGTTCggggagggcggcgtcgggtggaAGGCGCAGGCGGTGCTCGGGCAGGTGAAGGGCGACAGGTTTAGGCACGAGAAGAACAAGCGCAAGCGAAGCACCTACAGGGGAGGGCTCATCGACGACAACAAGGTCAACTCCATCAAGTTTAATTACTCCGACGATGAGAACTGAGGTGATAGCCGCGAATATGATAACACGGGGGGGATTGGGATGGCATATTACTAGCCGCGTTAAACACTTTGATTGATTGATTTTTGCTCAACTTCAACTTGGCTGCTTGGCAACTCCGCAACTTAACTTATTTCGTCCGCTAAGGGGTTAGGACTTACATcccgcgaggcgcgctcCATCCTGTTCCTCGCGTTCTCCGCCCTCAACCTCGCGTTCTCCGCCCTcaacgcgtccacctccgtcTCAAACGATCGAACCCTTCGCCGAAGGTCCGCGACCTCTCGCTGCATCCCATCCTCCGACAGGTTTGGTGGCGAGTTTTCGTCAAAGCTGTCGTAACTCTCGTCGATCGTCCCGAACCCCACGCTCTGGTCCAGGAACGTCGAAGCGCCGCTCAGCCCGACGCCaacaccggcgccggggtccaCCGGTATGTCATCGAACGACCCGCTACTGTCGAAGCTTCTGGACATATCCACGGAAATGACCGGAGCCACTCCGCCAACCTTCGaacgcacccgcgcgcgcctctcttttcctcgcgccctcctctgcttcttctccttctcccgcTGCttgttcgtcgccgccaccagCGTCGACAGCTGAAGcggcacgacgacgagcgcggttaATATGAACaggaccgtcgcgacgcgcccctgcgcggtgacggcgtcgaaggGTTGGCCGATGCCCGTCAGCGTCAGGAACGACCAGTacagcgcgtcgcccacgtCGCTTATGTCGGGGTTCGTCTCGTACTCCAGGTCGTAGAAGATCTCGCCGGCGATGAGGAACACGCACAGAAACTCCACCGCGACGCTGGTCACCTTGCCGAAGATCttatcgtcgccgtcctcgtcgcttcGGTCCTTGAGCCCCGCGTTGACGTCATCCGCCAAACGGAGCAAACGCAGGAGCCGGAAGAGCCTGAACGTCCGCAgggcgccgctgccgcccaAGGACCCGCCGACTAACGTGGGcaacaccgcggcgaagtCCACCAGGGCGACGGGCGATCGAAGGTACTTGACGCTGAACTCCTCGGACCACGCCCTCAGGACAAACTCGAAGAGGAAGATGGCCTGCACCgtctcctcgccgctcgcgaccgTGGCGGGGTCGATgtaccccgcgcgcgacgccaccgcgtcggggACCCACGCGGGGAGTAAGgtgccgagcgcgatggggtcggcgcccgcgccccccgcgccgccgtcgaagagGGACTCGCTCACGGAGATACCAATCACGAACGCCGTCGTGGCGATTGTCCAGATTCCTGCCGCGTCGACCCGAGCGAGCAGGTCCCTCGCCTTCTCCCTCGGCTCCTGCGCGTGCcactccgcgcgctcgaacgccCGTCGGGTCCGGTACGCCTCgcgaacgcccgcgtcgaactCGTAGTCGTCCAGGCTGCCGGACTCGTCGCTCGAGAAGAACGCGCgagtggcgacgacgacgcgacgtgccgACGCCCCCCAAgcgtcccgccgcgccgggcgatgTCGGCGGACCGCCGGAGCCGACCGattcgcgccga from Micromonas commoda chromosome 3, complete sequence encodes:
- a CDS encoding voltage-gated ion channel superfamily (potassium ion channel), with product MRTVSRVAPAAAAARAPSLGAGRALGANRSAPAVRRHRPARRDAWGASARRVVVATRAFFSSDESGSLDDYEFDAGVREAYRTRRAFERAEWHAQEPREKARDLLARVDAAGIWTIATTAFVIGISVSESLFDGGAGGAGADPIALGTLLPAWVPDAVASRAGYIDPATVASGEETVQAIFLFEFVLRAWSEEFSVKYLRSPVALVDFAAVLPTLVGGSLGGSGALRTFRLFRLLRLLRLADDVNAGLKDRSDEDGDDKIFGKVTSVAVEFLCVFLIAGEIFYDLEYETNPDISDVGDALYWSFLTLTGIGQPFDAVTAQGRVATVLFILTALVVVPLQLSTLVAATNKQREKEKKQRRARGKERRARVRSKVGGVAPVISVDMSRSFDSSGSFDDIPVDPGAGVGVGLSGASTFLDQSVGFGTIDESYDSFDENSPPNLSEDGMQREVADLRRRVRSFETEVDALRAENARLRAENARNRMERASRDVSPNPLADEIS